In Aedes albopictus strain Foshan chromosome 3, AalbF5, whole genome shotgun sequence, the genomic window aataaaaattgtaacGAACCTTAGTATGTTTAACCTGAAAATGTGAGCAACATTCAAAAACGAACAAGAAATACTGCGTCAATGTATGATATTGCTTCGGATCATAAGTAGACGTTCCATTGAATGAAGACACTTCATTCGGATTTTGCTTCACTCTTCCTTGGGGATGTCGTAAAGGCCACATTCACGGTTGGCGGGCACAGCTTTGTCTAAATATAGTAGAAAAAAATATAGCAATTAAAACCGGTTGATAGATTGAATTCGTTGACAATGAATTACCGATCATTTTCGGATAAGGCAGGTTCAAGTTGGCCATTATTTCCACAAAGCCGTCAATATCCTTCGTAAGGCGAGGGTTGTACTGCTTTTCCTCGGCCACGCTGGTCTCCATGTTACCCCTGTTTGAAAAATGTGAAAGTTTATAAACTCGCTCATGCAATTTTTAGTTAGAAAAAAGTGACTTGTAGTCATGAGCCGGGAAAAGTCGGAAGTTTTCCGGCAGGGTGAAAATCCTCTCATGGACCGATTTGTACAGGGTGCGCGAATCACCTTCCTGGAAATCGGTACGTCCACAGCCACGAATCAACAGTGTGTCTCCGGTAAATGCAACGCCCTAGATGGAACAGCGAAGATGAATTAAAATTCAGGCATTCGATAACTGTAGGTAACATGCGTCATTGTTCATCAACTTCATCTACAAGCATGAGCCAATGTATGAGTTCATTGATGACTGTTCAAAGTTAAAAATTAGTTCATTCTCAAAAGAGAGAAGTCCAAATCTGCAAATATGTTTGATTTTGCAAAATGAGAAAACAAAGAAAAGTTTCATTCATTCAAATTAATTCTTTTCTGATTTACTCTGTTTATGTGAAATTTCTACTCGATTTTCTATGCAAAACTATATTTAAATAACCGAACTTGCATTCAAAAGCTCAACCTTGTACTAGCTACAATGTGTTTGCATACATAGTGAATTAGTATCAAGACTAATGTTTATTGTTGACTCACGATGACCATTCATTCACCACTCACCTGTTCTTCGACGACATAAGTCATGCATCCATTGGTGTGGCCCGGGGTGCTCATAGCCTTCAGCTCAAACCGTCCAAACTTGACCACCTCATTGTCCCTCAGATATTTGTCCGCCTTGGCTCCACTAGCCTCGGAGATGACACTAATCGTTCCGGGGAGTAGCTGCTTGAGGTATCCAGTGCCGGTAATGTGATCGGCATGCATGTGGGTGTTCACTGCCGAACCAAAAAAAGATATGCTTAGTCATGATTAGATGAATATTTTTATCGTATTGATAATTTACAGGCATAGGTAAGATTAAAGCCCAATTCTTGCACAAGTTTGGCATCACGCTTGGCTTGTTCCAGTACCGGATCGATGAGAACCGCTTCTTTGGAGTTGATGTCACCTAGGAGGTAGCTGTAGGTCCATGATTTCTCGTCAAAAAGCTAAAATAGTTGagtatttttttaatataaacATTCTATCAAAAGCGAAGAGTGATcacaattgtttaaaaaaataccaatatttgatttcacaatttttactcaACAAAATACTTTAAAATATCGTAAAGGCCCTAgaacagtgatcctcaggccAATTTTTTCAACTGCTCATATTGCAACACCTGGGTCGAATTGTgaaacattcaacacgttattcttgattatttctgGAGTAAACAGCTTACATAAGAAACATTACAAGGAATTCTACGTTAACATTGAAAACTGGACATCACGTGcgacccgcgggccgcactttggtgaccgcgGCCCTAGAATTAAGAAGGCCCTAGAATTCATAATATAAAATTTAGTTACCTGCAACATCTGACAGACATCAGTAACTCATCGCCTTCAATTGGGGTGCATCCGTAAAATGAACACAAATATATTCATTAAACATCAAATAATGGGTTGTAGACATCTGTCAGATGTTGTAGGTAGTTATAGATATTTTTCGGGAAGTGAAACGATTGGTAAATCGTAAATCGTGTAGCAGTTATCGAACATCTACAGTCTTGCTGGAATTTGAGGTGGAAACTTAGGAGGAATTTGAAAAATGACTGCATTGAGAATATATCAGTAAACTTGCAGGCAGATGGCTTGAGCATATTCATAGATCAGGCACTTcttagaaaaagaaaaataagtaACAtcgtttcaggagaaattcctgaagctgaataaatatttcttgttttttttttgggtacataattccaaagaaaatttgggTAGTATTTCAAGTGGAATGACCTAAACTAATACCTAAAAATCCAAAGAATTGTCAAAAGATtttctttaaagaaatttccaaagttaaCAAAGGAATTTGAAAAGAATACCAAATCTATTCCGAAGAGAATTGCCgaaaaagattttcaaaaagttgctgacgagatttccttagaaaatacCATATGAATTCACAAAGCAGCTTCCGAAGGAATTGCAAAAGATGTTACGTTTGTAAAGGAGATTTAAAGGTTTTCCATGAATATTACATTCTCCAATCAGGGatcttttcgatcacctggcaatcgattgactcatttgtccataattcAGTTCcgaagcctaatattgaaatgtggtgtttGGCAAAGCTGTAGATTagggtttttcctacaattatcaccatggACGCTATATtctaactctcatatatacggcgCTAGAGCACTAGTACCatctagtaccacctactcatactaaacgatcgaaaaatccgatcgtttagtatgagtaggtggtactaacacttctacgcagtaaatattagagttagaatatggcgtccttggtggtATGGTGGTAtttaattgtaggaaaaatattaatctacaactttgccgaaaacagcatTTTAATATTAGATttttgaactgagttatggacaaatgagtcaaacgattgccaggtgatctaaAACATCCTTGTTTCCAATTCATGCAAAATTATTCGATTGTTGCTTGGAGTGTGTTAGTTTGTATGGAGTCGTATTATTTTGTATTATTACTacgaatcattaaaaaaatcatttgggatGTTCCAGACCAACCAAGTTACTCTGAGGTGCAGAGCTTCTGAtcaacactcgtaacagtagtcatatccGATACATGAAACGTTGCAAAATCAACTAAAACTACTGGACCTACTTGAGGTCTGATATAAATTGTAATGTACTTCCCTATCAACCAGATTCTGATTTTTTATATAGTTCTTTATCTTGCGATAGCGATCGCCATCGTTTCAAAACAAATCGATAGcgatcgatatcgaaaatctctcactggttgaccgggaatTTTGGGATATTAActcgtcgtccaaactgtcctggagttgAGTCCTTGACAGTCTTAAATTGGACAAATCATTCCAAAATTCTTGTGATATATCCCAGACTAATCAAATTACTAcgagaacttcaggtctacactcataacagAAGTCATATCCATTCTACGTTACATAACTAACTATGGTGATCGGACCAGCTGAAAGGCTAATAGATATTATTAAATACTTTTGGGCCATCAACTCAAGATTATCAATTATTCAGAGTTGCATAAAAATTCTCTCAAGAAATAGTTCAAAGGTTTAGGATTATATCCGTAGTTATTTAAGCTTTTTATTCGAAAACCACAATACATTTCGCTGAgaatttatttaaggctcaagcatccgtcatcatttttcggaaaataaaaagcagttttctcgctgctaGTCAAAACAAgggccatgaaaatatattcactgcattatattcctcatgtggagtacagtgaatatattttcacggcaaaaacttttgttttgaacgaaaaaactgctttcaaatgtttgatgatgacgatgatttcaatgacgaaaagttcaacgttaagagCATCACTCCACTCTAATaacagaattttaccaaataacaagcgtgGCTGAATagttaaattttgtgatttttaatcagggaataaaaaaaaacgacgtGCCGGAACTGGCTCCGGTTGGTAAAGAGAATTCCGcctggaactttttcaaaaattcctccaggtatttcttccctcagtggacttctccaggaatgtgTCTCTCGTGAGTTTCTTTCATGGacgtttttttccaaaagttcttccagagaatcctccaggaattcctctcctcgaaggattcctccagttttttttttttcaagtgattccctcaagggatttcttcagaaatttctccagggattcctcccaaaattcatctagaattttgTCCAcgaattcaggaatttctacagaattcctatagagattagTGCAAGAGTACATCCTGGTATATCTTTATGAATCTtacgagagattcctccaggaattcatccaggaatttcctcagtaaGTGCTTCAGGACGCCATACAATAATtattcaattattattattattatctttattatcgagactttcatcTCCGATTCTTCAATCaatccaggcattccttaagaaattccttcaagcaatcctccaggaatgcttccaaaagtagaagaacttctccagacatttctccacgaATTAATCCAGGTACTTGcccagaattcctgtaggtatttttctagaaattcatcaaggaaattctccagatacATCTCCCAGTATTCCCAgcatttcatccagggatttctccaggtttttttttttcagggattcctccaggaactccagggACTCCCCCTAGAATTCcattacgaattccttcagaaattcatcgagggattcctccaagaattttttccatggattccatctggTATTCCAACCTGAACCTTCaaaaaatccaccagggattaaaacaggaattcttccacggactcCTTAAAGAATTATCCCAATTCCGCCatgaatttgtctaggaatttccgagggaatttcttcagggattcctcctggcattaatTCAAGCATTCTACTAGTGATTAGTCCGCAAATTCCTccatatttctctagggattcctcagagaattcctcctggaattacttctggattctaacaggaattccttcagtgatatctctagaatattcttcatggatttctccaagaattcctcttatgattccatcagaaattcctcttgggatatcTTTGCAAAATATGCAaggcttctttcagaaatttcagaatttcttcagggatgcccTTAGGAATTCTAGCAGGTTTTTCTTCAATGACTTCAAATATTTCTAGAGGATTTACTCCAAGATTTTGTATTGAAGTTCTCTAAAATAGTATCATCGGGATACATACATATATTAGGCAGGAAAttctctccaagaagtcatccagaaatattttcacaattttatcCAAGAgatcctttaggatttcatccacagatttattcaggaatccatccataaattccttgaagaatacccCCTGCAGCTCTTAAAGAGGAATTCCTTTTTAAATACTTCATCCAATATCTTTCTGGAATATATTTATCCTGTGATCCTTTTTTATGAAATCATTTCTTaaagaagttcttcaaggatttctattggaactcctccagaggttcGTCTTGGAGTTTTTCCAGAATTGTGTTGAGGGTGTTACTTTAGAAACtagttcagggattcttccataaaattgacaagggattccttcagaaactccaccgAGAATGTCTCGAGGGTTCTTCCAACAATTGTTTTAGAACTTCtagtaggattccttcagaaattccataagagAATCAGCACAAcgctgatttgtgtagaacaCGCGAGTCTTTTCGtctttttgtacaaaatacaacagcatgacTGTTGAAAGGTCAAATAATGCCAATATTTAGTCATTGAAGATTTTGCAAAATTATTGATATGGGCATTACGAGTCATATTATTTATAGAATCATATTCTGgcattgaaacatattttttattaCCCAAATATGATTTTTCGAACAATTGCTTAAAGTTGCTATTAgaaaattttgtttgtttttatttgttaaatTATGTTTTGCTCTGTTACAATTTTTCGCTAAAACATTAGCCTTTCCTTGAAACTTATGCGctggaaataaaataaaaactatcGTATTATGGGAACGTTTgtgttaatttgttttttttttttattcgtaaaGAGAATACAGAATTGGAAAAAAGTTTTTTCATTAAAAACAATTCAACAAATCTGGTTCCTAGACCATTGTACATTGTTGCAGCGTGCGTTTCACAGAGCAGGTCATTAGCATCAGCTCATTCTATGTACATCGGATTAGCATGTAGTATGAAGGTCACGGTAAAACATGTAATTGTAGGTATGATCAGAAGAGAGCATGCCTATAAATAGTAGGTCACCGACATACACCAGTATTGCCTTTTTGGAGTACAATGTATGTTAGGTATACATTTAAATTGTACAACTAAACTGCAAACTAAATATCCTCTGAGATATTAAAATTATTATTTAGCAATGAGTATTGCGCCTTCAAATGTTGCTAAACGCTCAAACTGCACACGCCTTCTTACTTTGTATTTTTCACCTGCAGATGCGCAACATCAGCATGACTcagcattttcaaaaaatcaaccaAGCAGCTAATGAACAACTCACGGATGAAGGCCGAAGGCCCCATTTGATGAAACTAACTAAACACTAAAACAAATCTTAAACGAGTTGAGTAGAATGGAAATTCAACACTGTTGTAACAAACATGCATCATAACAAAGTAAGCCTTAGGAAAGTGTAACATTCTATCGATTGTCACGTCACATGACGACATCCCTTATAAAACCTGTTGCCTTATCAATGCTACTGCGATGTTGCATCCGATTACCAATGCAATGCAGCTGTACGAGAAGCACTTTCACTTGCACTAGAGTATAATCACAATAAATCTTAGTACTTACCTGTCGGAAGAAGAAATCCGGCGAAAAAGGCTTACGTTCGGTCAGCATGGTTACGTTCCGGAGTCTGCTAGTGCTTTGGGCTACCTGGACGAGGGCACTGGGCTTTATGTACGACACCGATGTTGTGGCAATGCTTCGCGATGGCAACAGGAGAATCTTACTGGAAGCGCTCAAAATGCGACTGACGACGGTCATGATCTGTGCGCTGGAGGGCGATATTTTTATCGTGCGGAAAGAGCAGAGTTAGTGGTAGTATGGACGAGCCCGCAAAAGAGAGAGACTGCGGTTAAGCTTGGAATGGACCTAATTCCTGCCAGCGAGCATTACAGGGCACGCTTTTTATAGAACTCACTTATCAGGAGCTGATGGATTGATATCAAAAAAGAGGTTCGGCCCCGAAATACAAACGAAAATGTACAACAAACCGGGAGCAGGCTTACTTGTTGCCTATATGTAGATAGATGTGCTACTGACAAAATTCAAACACCTACTACCGTCAGAAACGTGCGCTTAACATGAGATGAGTATGGTTTGAGCCTCACAAATTCACACATCAAAACGATTGATCGACTCGCATGACGAGCTCTGAATTAAGTCATCAGCCAGGTTCGCGGTTTCGATTGGTATTTAATCAGCTTGCACTAAGGCAAATGCATTTATCAGTTATTTTGGAGTGATAATCACATAACAATCGGACACATGTGTTATCGATGGTACTGAAAAGTATAAAAATATTGCGGCATTGTGGCTATCAGCTGTCCGCTGTATGTTTATAAGATGTTTTGAGATGGTATGAGAAAGCTTGTTCACAATTAAATCTGGACATCAGAGCGTCAAAGATTAATCACTTTTGTTTTAATCACTTAAACTAGGCATCATGTTTAGAAGGCCTgtccacttttcaaaaatgttctctgattctcaagtccacccccatattttgattggcatcctaaaagaagtaaggcatggtacacaaattacgtaacgctaaaatcagcgatttcagactcccccccctcccccatgtaacgctttttgtatgaaaaccaaaaatatgttGTATGGCtggtaacgctaagctagactccccccctccccctatagcgttacgtaatttgtgtacgatgcctaactggtcaaaatttcagccaagtccattgaaattaagaggtgcatcaaatcaattttgtgtttttcgactatttttgaacttcaaaaaatcataactacactaaaacttgtcaaaacttaattctttcggcagaaattgaaagctatacttgtttgctacaacttctccgaacaacgtatgccaataatattgaaggaaacatgtgtaattatcacatttgtgatcagaaaaaccttaaaaagttgattttttgatagattttgttctggaacaccctaatatacgtaataagtttgatgtTTTAAAACGGCATCGTATTCTcttatgttttttggttatttgcttctttgacaccaatgctgtaggagttgagcaaaaaatattaaaattcgggaaagctaaatgtggcctaaaaactagctttttgggggcaatcacgctgtggcgcgaaattgtactgaacgtagtagctttgcttccttgtagtttgccttggctaccccctatcacgggtgataacaaacaagcgtaatgacaggtgttggctatcatatcagtgctgacgcgatgccactttttgcgcgccaaagcgtgattgcacccaaaaagctagtttttaggccacatttggctttcacgaattttaggaatttttgctcaactcctacagcattggtgtcaaagaagcaaataaccaaaaaacattgaagaatatgatgccgttttgaaaaatccaacttattacgtatattagggtgttccagaacgaaatctatcaaaaaatcaactttttaaggtttttcggaTTACAAAtgtaataattacacatgtttccttcaattttattggcatacgttgttcggagaagttgtagcaaacaagtatagctttcaatttctgccgaaagaattaagttttgacaagttttagtgtagttatgattttttgaagttcaacaatagtcaaaaaacacaaaattgatttgatgcacctcttaatttcaatggatttagctgaaattttgaccagttacttcttttgggatgccaatcaaaatatgggggtggacttgagaatcagagaacatttttgaaaagctggacaggcctaatgtttAGCTACTCATTACATACTTACAGGCGCTCATTCATAAGATAAAGTTTAAAGACAGATTTTAATCAGTGATTAAATGCTTTTCGAATGATTAAATTAGTTAAATGTAAACAAGTTACACCTAAAAATAAAGTTCTTTCAACCATTAATTCAATTAATCCCCGATACTAAAacattaatacaaaaaaaaagttaattagTACTAAGAAATTAACTTCTGCTGTTATTATACCATGTAAAATCCCTGCTGCTATATAAATGTCCCGTTTTGATCGTTGACTGACTTTGCCTACGTTCACATGTGTGAGAGCGTGTGTTTATATGAATGTTCGAAAAATATGTTCCAACTGAGCAGTATCGTACATGGGAGAGCTGTGGGTAAGACGCTCAATGGCGATGTCTTGAACGATGTTTATAACATCGTTTATAACAAACATAATAAAGTAAATCAACAACTTTGGATCATCTTCTTTTGTTAGCCTCTTTggtaaattatttcaagaatgtgtgaagaattagcctaagttaaaattcacaaataaaaagaaattaaaaaaaaatgtttcaagaaaCATTAAAACATGCGCCGACCACGTCCTTTTttaagggacatccgatccgccataggtagtaaggggccgtgcacaaattacgtcacgctttaagcgGGGAGGGTGGGTTTGCaaaacgtgacgacccttacaaaaaatattgaggtccaagttgaggtcccatacaaaaagcgtgacataggggggagggggggttgaaaaaggtcgatttttgttgAGGAGTTGAGTAGGCGACGAAATACCTCTGCATAACAACCATAAGTTTGTTTATCAAAAATAATAATTAGGTCATGTGGGGGTATAAATATGAGAGCTTACAATAAAGAGAGTCATTCGTTATTGAACCGTTAAACCATCAAGAAGTATTATTTCGATCTACGACATCTCAACCATCTAAGAGGTTATGGGCCTTAACTGAAGTTGAAGATTTTGAAGTTGGAATtctggaaatctcggaagattggTTGGAACTTTGGGTTCGTTTTCAAGATGGACGCTAGCAAGCTCATGATGGAATGCCTGAATAACGCCAATTACGAAGCCTGGAGATTCAGAATTGAAATGCTGCTGATTCGCGAAGGGTTGTGGAAGCACATCTCGGAGGAGGTACCCAATCCGGTCACGAGCGAATGGAAGCAGGGAGACGATAAGGCCAGGGCGACTATTGCCCTGTTCGTTGAAGATAATCAACATCCGATCATCCGGGAATGCCGAACTGCCAGAGAAACCTGGGAAGCCTTGAAGAAACATCATCAGAGTGTGTCCCTCACGTCTCGAGTCACGTTACTGAAGCGGATTTTCCAGTTACAGTTCCGGGATGGTGACGATATGGAACAGCATCTTCAAGAAATGGATGGACTTTTCTCTCGCCTTTCGAACGCTGGTCAGAAGCTGGACTCCCAGTTGATGGTCGCGATGGTATTAAGGAGCTTACCGGAATCATATGATACCCTAACTACAGCTTTGGAGAGTCGCTCGGATGAAGAGTTAACCATGGACCTTGTGAAGAGCAAGTTGTTGGACGAATCCATGAAGCGCCGAAGATTTCCATCGCGAGGAGAATCATTGCTGAGAGTGGAGTCCTCGAGGAAGCAaattatctgccatagctgtggAAAACCTGGACATTTCAAGAAAGATTGTCGTGTGCTATCCAATGCGAAGGTGGACGAATCCCGGCGAAAGTTCAAACCTAAAGCGAGAACTGTGAAGGAAGATGACCGTCCCGAGGGGTGCTCAGCGTTTTGCTTCGCGACACGTAATGAGCCGGATACGATTGATTCTTAGGTCGTGGATTCCGGTGCTAGTACCCACATGTGCGCGGACAGAAACTTTTTCAAGCAGTACGAAACATGCTCCGGATTGACAGTAACGCTAGCTGACGGAAGTGAAGTAGGTGTTTCTGGAAAAGGTTCCGGAATACTGCACTGCGTAGTGGACAATGACGAGAAACAGGTAGCAATCACGGACGTTCTACATGTTCCGAAGTTGGACGCAAATCTGGTGTCAGTTGGAAAGCTAACGGAGAAAGGTGCTGAAGTAAATTtcactggagaaatctgtagaatCTCGAAGCATGGACTGGTGGCCGCCATCGCAGTGAAGAAGGCCGGTCTCTATCAGCTGGAATCATTGAAGAGCAGTGTACCGTTATCTGCTGCGACAGCCAAGCATTCAGAAGATTGCATCCAAAAATGGCACCGCATACTAGGACATCGCGATGAAGAAGCTATCCGAAAATTGATACGTGATGATCTCGTTACCGGCGTGCGAATCCAGAAATGTGAGGTTGACATCGATTGTGAATGCTGCCTGGAGGGAAAGATGACCCGGTTGCCGTTCCCAAAGCAAGCCGGACCACAGTCGTCAAGGATGTTGGAACTCGTACATACCGATTTGTGTGGACCCATGAATACCGTCACTCCAGGAGGAGCCCGATATTTTATGACAGTCATAGATGATTTCACCCGCTACTGTACAGTATATTTCCTACGAAAGAAGTCCGAAGCTGCAGAACGTATGGAGGAGTATATTCGGATGACTGAAACCCGTTTCGGAAAAGTGCCTGCGGTCCGACGGCGGTGGAGAATACAAGTCACGAAGATTAGACAGTTTGTATCGTCAGAAGGGAATCATCCCGCAGTACACAGCAGCCTATAGCCCCCAGCAAACGGAGTTGCAGAACGTAAAAACCGAAGTCTCGTCGAAATGGCGCGCTGTATGCTCATTGATGCTGGAATGGGTTACAAATACTGGGCAGGAGCTATCAACACCGCCACGCACATTCAGAACCTACTACCAACCCGAGCTACCGTGAAAACGCCGTTTGAAGCCTGGTACGGGAAGAAGCCGAATTTGAAATACTTGCACATTTTCGGAAGTAGTGCGTTTGTACATATCCCAGACCAGAAGAGGACCAAGTTGGAGCCAAAAGGAATGAAGCTTACGTTTGTTGGATACTCAGATTGTCAGAAGGCATACCGTTTCGTGGATCTGGCAACGAACAAAGTGTATCACAGCAGAGATGTACGATTCTTAAACGAGGGAAAACTATTGCAAATCAGTCCGAAGTCTTCTGGAGTAATGGAGTACGAGTCAGTCCTGGAACCAAGCAGTCCGAATGAACCGAATACCGACCACGCTGACGAGGATTTTGAAGCAGATGATATGCAATCCACATCAGAAGAGGAAGAATCATTCTTGGATTGTAGTCAAGGAATCCAATCGAAATGGACGATCAACCAGTGCTGTTGCCAGAACCATCTGTGCGACGATCGGAAAGAAGCACGAAAGGATTACCACCCATCCGTTACAGTGAAATCGTCGATATGGTGAAGCCAAATGTCCCCGAACCACGTACTATAAAAGAAGCTTTGGACGGTCCGGAAAGCGAGCTCTGGAAAGCTGCGATTGAGGAGGAGCTACAATCTCACAAGGAGAATTGCACTTGGAATGTTGTCCCCCTGCCATCCGGACGAATAACCATTGGCTGTAagtggattttcaaaaggaagaTGGATGAATCCGGCAGAGTGGTtcgatggacttatccaccgatgaaccgaattcatcgcggaccgagaattttgacactagagcggggccattcccaatcaaaatcgttcaattctgattggaacggccccgctctagtgtcaaaattctcggaccgcgatgaatttggttcatcggtggataagtccatacaaAGCAAGATTGGTGGCACAGGGGTCCACGCAAAAATTTGGAACGGATTACGACGAAGTTTTTGCGCCCGTCGTGAAGCAGGTTACGTTTAGAACATTGCTGTCTGTGGCCCACCAACGGAATATGCTGATCAAACACATGGACGTAAAGACGGCATACCTGAACGGAGAACTACAAGAAACCGTATTTATGAAACCACCACCTGGATgcgattttgaaaatcaaaacctAGTGTGCCATCTTCAGAAAGGACTCTACGGTTTGAAGCAAGCAGCCAATATTTGGAACAAGAAACTCGATTCGATTTTACGAAAACTTGGGTTCAAGCCTTCGGAAAACGATTCTTGTTTGTACTCAAAGCGCAACAGCGACGGCACGATGGCGTACATTGCGGTATACGTGGACGATTTGATTATTGTTTACAAGTTCGAAGAAGAGTACGAAAACGTTTTCAAAAATTTGAATAACAACTTGAAGGTGACATCATTGGGAGACGTAACGCATTTTCTTGGCATCCATGTTACACGATCACAAGATGTCGTATCACTGAACCAGAAGGCGTACATTCAAAAACTACTGACTTGATTTGGACTTCAAGATGCTAAGCCATCAAAGATTCCACTGGACCCCGGCTATATACAGACAAAGGAGGAGGAAACGGAAGCATTGCCAAACAACCACCAGTTCGCCAGTTTGATCGGAGGATTGTTGTACATAGCCGTGAACACAAGACCGGATATTGCTGTTGCAGTATCGATCCTCGGACGAAAGATCAACAACCCAAGCCAAGTTGACTGGAATGAAGCGAAGCGAGTACTCCGTTACCTGAAAGGAACCATCGACCACGGACTGGTACTAGGTGCGGAGTCTTCTCAACTGGAAGTGTTCGTTGATGCTGATTGGGCAGGAGATTCCAAGGACCGTAA contains:
- the LOC109402833 gene encoding persulfide dioxygenase ETHE1, mitochondrial; protein product: MTVVSRILSASSKILLLPSRSIATTSVSYIKPSALVQVAQSTSRLRNVTMLTERKPFSPDFFFRQLFDEKSWTYSYLLGDINSKEAVLIDPVLEQAKRDAKLVQELGFNLTYALNTHMHADHITGTGYLKQLLPGTISVISEASGAKADKYLRDNEVVKFGRFELKAMSTPGHTNGCMTYVVEEQGVAFTGDTLLIRGCGRTDFQEGDSRTLYKSVHERIFTLPENFRLFPAHDYKGNMETSVAEEKQYNPRLTKDIDGFVEIMANLNLPYPKMIDKAVPANRECGLYDIPKEE